Genomic window (Gymnogyps californianus isolate 813 chromosome 2, ASM1813914v2, whole genome shotgun sequence):
GCCACTACAGTATCTCAGGATGAACTTCATCTTAAAGGTAAGCAATATGGTTTGACCACAACTCACAGTAGCAGCGAAAggataaaaggatttttaaaaacagagatgcATTAATAAGTGTTTTCTGGTAAAAAGACCTACTGCCACTTCAAAAACctaaaaggcaaagagaaacaaacctAAAAAATCCACACCCACAACAAGACAGCTGAGAAAAAGGATCAGGAACACTCTACAGGGTTGTAATCTGCAGTACTATTAGAAAAACTTTAGTACAGATATTAGATACCTGATGTTCTTTACAGTATTTGCTATAGAAAGTAAGAAGACATAactcagcagctgcagccccaaCTGACATGCACCTCTGAAGAAGTCAAACTCATACATGAGATATACAAACACACCTGTAATCTGTGTAGACAATGTATCTTAAAGAATCctttaggaaactgaaaaaagaacacTAGAAAACCAAATGGTACCAAGATGAACTAGACCATATGCTCCTTTCAAACATCTACCCCGAAACAGATGACCATCATTACACCACATATACACAAACTCATATACACCTCCAATGCTACAAGAATGCCCATTGAGACTATAAATAATTATACAGGTACAATCTACCTGGTTATATTAATAACAAGTGACTATCCAAAGACTGTGGTAACTAATTTCAAGTGTATCTatgaattcagaaaatattctatATTTTTATGGAGTATTTCATTCCTGTATCAAACcctaataaaaatatgaatctAAACTCCACAACATTTAAATTGGGGAAAGCTTGGAATACTAACTTAAATATATTAGAGATGAGATAAACTTTCTGCATAGAATTCCAAGCACAAAAGAATGCAATATGCTAGGCACTTACACATATGTATTACTTTCCCACAGGCTTCAAAATACAACCACACAATTAAAAGTTTGTACAGAACTCATCACCATAAATAACAATTGCATTTAATTCCTAAATGGATGTAGATAAATATCTTAATCATCtatgtaaggaaaaaagattcggcggggtgtgtgtgtgtgtgtttgtgtatttatatacacacaccaaGACATATGCTTTAAACTCAAACAGCCAATTTTTCAAGTCTACGTGATTTTCAGATGTAATGTATTGCCCATTACTACTTTATAGTGTATTTATAATCTATTCATCACacattagttttgttttcacactAGTAACCTGACTACCATTTTATCACAGTTCAGACTCTGGCCACTAGACAGATCATGTTCTCTGGATTTGGTTTACTGATCTGAAACACTGGAGGGGCAGAATTTAAACACCAAAAGCCGTACTTAGATCACAAAAGAGAAGAACCATCAGTTTTAGCCCTAATACATTTCCAGCAAGAAGAgtcataaaagagaaaagaatgggGGATGGGGGCAAGGACATACTCTAGGACTGCATGGAGAGGAAGCATGAAATAAGCATCAGAACAAAGCCGCCCACTAAGTCTAAAAATGCAAGGAGGAagaattttcaggaaaaaacaaaaacaaaaacacaacaggtggtggagggaggaaaggcacAAAATATATTGGAAAACAGGAGGATTAAAGTCACGTGATACCTGGGTAACACTCTTTGAGCAAATCTCCAAAACACCCCACAATTTGGGGAGTTTATTAGGTATATGCATCTCTCCCCACCCGACTCCTACATTATCCAggttttctaatttatttccaaagccGTAATTCAAAATGGCAAGGAAAACCTGATTCTAGAGACTCCTTACAAAATGGTGGTGAACttttaaagttgtttctttGTCAAAAACTACGTCACTTTATATAAGATGATGACATTTAATGTACTGACTGATCAAAATTCAAGAGTTAAGTTACATTCTAACTACATAAACACCAGTCTTCCAGTCTGAAGAACCCAATATAAAGAGAGATGCTAACCAATAGTATTCCAATTAAAAACCAATTAACACCACATCAAGTTTTCTTAGAGTCAGGTCCTCAATTCTGTAATTCAGGCTCTGTAAAATGTAATCTGCCACTTGCTGACAAGATGTAGAGGTGATTAGTCCGAGAGTTTTGCCAAGCATGAGCAGATGCATCAGTGGGGGCAGGCTGGGTATTTTTTGGATGGGAAATGGCAGTTCAAACAAGAATTCATAACATCCTAggattttaaatgcaaacattttaactAACCACTTCCCACCACCACACCTGTACTAGAAAAAATTTGGAATGTAATATTTATAtcaacatatttaattttaaaaatccagatcTTCAGATTCAACTTAAACCCTACACAATACTGGTTTCTAAACCTTCATATTTCTAAAATCATAATTACATACCAAGGTAGCATTCGCATAAATTTGAGATGCAGTACGCTACTGCTagcaataaatacaaataaacattCTATGTAGCAAATAAAGAGATAAAAGTGAAGATGGGCTGTTACCATCAAACTAGACCATGATGTAAAGTATGGATGACCTAACGATATTCTGGATTTTCTGAGCCAAGTTTAAAATTTCTAGAAGCAAGTTTGTCAAAATAAACATACCAAGATGTGCTGAACCACTGCTACTTTTACTTTGTATAGAGGTACTGCATGTCTGGGTCCCAGGTTGTGCTGTGCCTGTTCGATTTACACCCCTGTATAATTTCCTACAGGAGAGTTCGTCATTGTCACTGTCATGTAGGGATGGTGTCCGAGGCCTAAAATGCCGCCATCTACATGATTTGATATTGACTAGTATCTGACTGAGGTCTTTCGAGAAAGATTTGTCCGAGGTATTTGTTTCTGAGGTATTGGCAAATTGACTGATTGAAGAGTGTTGTGatgaggaaaacatttccaaatccAGCTGATGAAATGTATTATCGTAGTCCGAATGCGCTCTGTCTAGTAGTACCctaaaaacaggaaaacaatgcAGAATTATACAGCGGCAAGACAATACCAAGAAAGTCACCAGTTTGCCATGTGTGCTTGGGGATGACAAAGGGAtagaagtaaaagaaattacacaAAACTGTTCTAGAACAAgcaacccccccaccccccaaacaGACACAGAATGTACGActatgtattattttacattaagtAGTACATTTAGGTTTCTCTTCACATGTATATTCCAGCTTTTACTGTTTGAACAGCCGAGGTACATCGTCATATATATAATAAGACActgcaacaatttttttttttttattttttaaatcaggctGGAAGATAAGAGTTCcacaatgcaaagaaaaaaaaaaaaccaccagagaATAAAATTGCTTAGTAACTAAAAAGCGATTCAAATGCCCTCCTAAAGTAACTTCAGTTCAAAAGCCTTACTTCCACAAATACTGAATATACCTACAACCATCTCAATGCAGCGGGGATGTCACACATTAACTTCCAAATCCCCTTGCAAATTCCCTAAGAGCCTTCAGCTCCCATTCTGATTTTGCCGATATGCCAATCTGACTTGGTAACACGTGAAGAGGTTCTAAGCATTAATCTGAAAGCCAAACCACGTTCTTACATTggtattaaattaaaatttaataccAATGTACCATTTTCTTAAAGACATCGTataatatttaagaaacagCACTTATACACTGAACAATTTATAAATTGTTTTTGATACAAGATACTTCAGGCATTTTGCTTCTAAGCAAGTCCTTAATTCTTTGGTATTTTTGACAACGTTTGAAATTTAACAGTTATTGTCACTTGTAAGTATTCCTCCCAGAATTCTCCTCTACAACTGGCAAATCACCAAATACAGTCcaaattcagaaaagcattttctgaaaaacgtgatttttgctatttttaaatactactATTTGAAGACAACTATGCAAATCATTTAAATACAAACCATCAGTCACAACTGAAAAACATACATGTATTTTCACCTCAGAACTTGGGAGTGCCAGCAATAAAACATTCTAGAAACATTTAAGAACAGTATTAAACTGGCTTCCActactacaaaataaaaatggagacaTCAATCATCTAAGGAAATCAAATGGAATTATCTAAAAAGTCAATCCCTCTGATGCCTCcatttttgagttttgttttttttttttaaactttgttcttttaaaagatgtcttactgattgttttttttgtttgtttggttttggtttattggtttttagtctttttaaaaccagcaacaaTTATGTAGCACTTACCTTCCACCACGGCCAACCCGTCTTCgtgcaaacccaatacacctcTGGGGTACAGTGAGGGTGGTTAAGCAGTATCTGTAACGCACATCTCCTAATCTTCCCTCTTTAGGGCTACTCCATGGCCAGTTGCCAGGCTGGTCTAAATGaggcttaaaataattttaaacaattaaacaCAAGACATTTTCCCACAACAATGCTCTGGTTTATGATACATAAGGAAATTCTACTTACAGCATAGTACTGACAGCCTGCTTTCCTACGGAAGGCAAAAGGACCGTCAGgatcattttcttcctcagcctCCGAAGAACCAGACAAAACCTTTAAAGAGGGGATGGGGGGTGTATGAAGAAAGATACTAGTAAATTCGTTAGTTTTACTTCTATTCGTTCCCCAAGAGCAGCATAGAACTCTAGAGCTCCTACCTGGGAGAGAGGTTCTTCATCCGAGCTAGGAAAATCATACTGATTCAAATCTTTAGCATTAAAGACTGGCAGTGCAGCAGGACTTGTCTGTTGAGGAGTAGCAGCAGCAGACGAAGGTAAGACTTTTGGCTTCTTTTCATACTTTCTTTTGGGTCTAATAACATCAGGTTTATCttgctgcaagaaaaaaagcagcataaagttacacacacacaagcaaactAGATTAAAACAGGAGTTTTAGAAAACTCCTATGTAAGCAAGCGAAAAAGTGAACTCATCTCTCCACCATCTTGATCGCAAAACAAGCAGTCATTTAATGAatatctgtatttcatttccagTAATTGAAACGTGTAACAGACAATGTGGAATCAAGCACTGTTTGCTCAATCCATGCCAGATAAAACACTAGCGGTTAAGATAACCGTACTACTTTGGAGAATTAGACTAAAATATATACAACGATCTCCATGAGgcaccatttttattttctaacgTTTTAAATTAATAGGCATTTACGCAGTGTTAGAGAATTACTAAGTACCAAACAACgctttaaaggcaaaaaatagaAGTTAGACTTCTCAAAGATATCTAGACTCTCAGAGAATCCtctaaaaattaaacacatttccCCATAGTATGCAAATTCAAGTTTAAGTGCATTTCTCAAGTATctaagaaacagatttctctcATGCTGCGAGACACTGCATCGACTCAACATCACTAATGGGTAAGTACACTCCAGCAATCTCAACTACAACGCTCTGTATCCATGGAAGTATTCACTGATTCAAGCCACCTTGTCAGATTCAGAACAGCCTTTGGACATTCTTCAGTTATAAGAAGTCTTTGTGTAGAATTCAAATTATACCTCAGCATTTCTCCTGTGTTACCTGACCTATTTAATATGCTCAGTTGTTGGCACTGTAGCTATGCTTTGTATGACAAAATTAaagcctgcaggaaaaaaagtgctggTCAGCTTTCTAAATCAAATAAGAGTATTTGATActtttcttaaatacaaaaccagacaaatatATACAGCATGCTGGGAATATCAGTGGAtcatatttagaaaaaacaaaacaaaaaaaacccctccagaTTAAAATAACTACATGAATTTAGAACAAGATATGGGTTTTACCTCATTAGTGCTACCTTTGTCCAATATCTAGGTAATAAATATAGTTTTGTTCAGGATATCCTAACTTTATGGACAGTATTAGAGAAAAAAGTTCACATCCCCGAGAATAAGAATACAACTGCATGTGTCCTTTTGTCTATAGTTCGTCTAgacttcctttatttctgtcttgagGAAAGGCAGTAGTCTACATGTTATCATCATAACTCCAACagaacaaagcattttattcCAATTGCAGCTTTGCTAGTCTACTTCCAGTTTCAaaaagcttcccccccccccccccccatcctaAGGGGATATGCTGTATCTTGCATACATAACAGCGTGAACTAGCAACTCGGTTACTGACATTACTCACTTTAACTTTAAATTCTTTCAGTTCCATAGCTTCTTGGTGTTTAAAAGGACTGCTGTTAGTCACAGGAATGATGGGAATAGCATAGGTAGGTTTAATTGGCTGCCGTTGTGCTATGACCTCAGACATGATCTCTCCACTGTAGTCACCCAAATTATacctgaaaacagaatttatttttttttttaatttgttggaACATTTACAATGTATGTCTGGTACAAAATTGCACAACACAGAGAAACACAGACTAATACTTGCAAGTTGGAGTAAAGGGACACCCAGGATGACAGTAAGAAGTACAGAAAGTATTGTTCCAGAACAGGGGACTAATAACATGGAAACTTCATTGTGATGACTAATGctgacaaataaataaaaggataaaTACCCTGTAAAGCCTGTAAAACATCTCCAAAAGATAATAATgtaaaggaaagaagcagaaactagaaggaaagaacaggaaagtGTTTCCCTCCCCCCTTCACCTGGGGACaggtaacatttaaaaagatacGTTTATTACCCAAAAGGTTTTAAACAGTGAGGCAGAGTGCCTTACTCATCAATCCTCCCTCTTCTGTGCTATGGAATAGCTTCACAACAAGCAGATCCATGAAACATATTACATTTCAAGTCCTGTGGAAAGTGCTGAGTTGAAGTGCAGTTTTCCATTCTGAGGGAGGCATTAAAGTCTTTCCTCAGctcattttcttgaaaaagctACTGGAAAATCTTCGAGATTACTCCCCTCcctatttctgctgaaaatggtCAGTACTTGAAAAAAGTGCCCCTGGTAGAGACATTCAACTTGTCTCCCTAAGAAGCCAGACTAAAAAGTTAGTTTTAGAGCTTTAATATACTGACtcaaaacttttgttttcaaacatgGATGCTTAAGCTAGAGAAGTCTATTCAGATTTTAAGTATCAACCTAAAGAACAACTCCACATTGCAAATGTGATTCTCAGTTGATTGGGAAAGTGACAGTTGACACAGCACAGCATTTGGTTTTCAGCACAGCTGACAAACAAGATGTCAGAAGAAGCGCTAGTTGGAGATGACTCACAGAACAACATTTTATACTGTGTGAAATGCTTGTTTTCCTCAACTGGGTATTAGATCaagctttgctaaaaaaaaaccagcactaatgaagaaaaagaatggtAATGATTGGAAATGGCCTTAAAATTAGCTCGGATTTCCTTAATCTACGTATTTAACACAAATTTCCAAACGAATTTACCTGAAACTATGATCTCTCTTCCTGTATAATATACAggatatatacatacatttgaATACATGTACACATGTAATAAAACAATGTAGATTAGTGTGACAGGTCACTTTCCCATAACAAGTAACTTcctaacattttattttgctctccACAGGCATATATGAAAATATGCTATCCTGTAAACGTGAGAAGGTCTAAatacttactttaaaaatctctcaCTGTTTTAAGTATTTGCAGGAATCAAAATACAACGTAGTTTCcaaagctttctgcagcaaattTTCAACAAACATTACCTCTTTTCCATAATTTCCAGTGTTAAATGCAGCAactctctcttgcttttttccctcctctttatCATCTCCAGGATGGTTACTGCACGACTCAGATCTCGACGCAGCTTAAGCATCTTCTCATAAGATGCCTCATCGTTTTTTCGATTCTGTAGATACATAGTGTATGTTTCCCCacatcatttaaattaaataatctgaattaaagttctaaatatttatgtatatatacaaaaataattacatgctaaaacagagaaagcctaCAGCACCGTAAGTAGGCTTAGCAGTAGATttagtgaaaaaataatgaacacaAACTTTCATTCAATAGctgtttcttttatgtttttaccCTTGCAAATTGAAACAAAAGAACACCCCAACTTTTATTGTTTCATACTACACAGCAGAATTGTTTCTTCATATAAGCTACTTTTtgagaaggggagaaggaagagaaagaaagcaggaggaggtaCTGATCTACTTACTTTTCGTGTCTGCATCTTTTCTGTTCGTCTTCTAAAAGCAACATAAGGGTCGTTTGTGCTGGAACCATCTCGCTTCTCTTGTTTCACTGCTGGGATAAGAGAGGGACCTCgacagtttttcctctttttaatccAGTACTCATACACTTCTCTGATCAATTCATCATCTTCCTTCAGCAACAGCTTGGCCTCTTGCAGGCTGACTGGCTAAATGTAAAACCCAGCATGTCACTTTCATATAGCAATATATAGAATGCATATTTCAAATTCTTTATTCAAAGTACCGTTGTACCTGCTGACCGCTGCCCTTTTCTAGTCTGTCTATCATCTCCTCAAATTGCAAAGGAGAGATGTCCATTCTTTTCTTCAACTTATTCACAAAGATCTCATCTTCTGAATCCAAGTCATAATCCGGTTGCTCAGCATCCAAACTAAAAGCTAAATGATAGAGTGAAAGTTAAAGTTAGTTTcactacagaaatgttttgctctAATAGCAGTTTCTGGAGTACACACCAGATTCTtccaaagacaaaaccaaaattatttgtttgaatGTTGTAGTAACGCTACTTCTAAGTTATATCTagttttttcttgaaaaaaattacaccacTAAAAGTCAGGAATAAAAGCTGATGTCTATTTGACTGTGCTTTTGTTAACCAATGAAAGCTTACTAGTGGTCAAACCAGCCAGCAGATTCCTACCTTTTAGTAAGAAATTTTTAGATCGGTCAAAATTTTCAATGGTGTCCAGTATTCTGCAGTTTTATGTATCATATTATCAACAGTTAAGACTTCAGCCCAAACACACTTCAAAGGTACTTCTACAAAAGTCTGTGCAGACTGTATTACAATGACCTTATACCTATTCTCATCAATGATTTTTGTGATGTAGATGCGTCAGACTAAACTGGCCCAGCACGGTCTACCCTATGTAGCAAGGAATCTTCAAACACAAGTAATGTTTTGCAGAACACAAAcaactgttctgttttccatAATATCCTACAAAAATGCAGCAATCTGCATTCAAAACAAGATCTCCCTAGTTCTCATGCCTCATTCAAGTTGTTTTAGTTAAGAGACACAAATTTCTTCCCAAGTGCACATTTGGAAACACATTGTGAAAAGCATCActtgcttttaataaataaataggtaGAATACAATGCAGCTGAAAATCACCATTTTGGCTGTTAGACCGCTAgataaggaaaagaagaatgaaaaagtgtAACCTTAATACCAGCATGGAAGACTGCTAGTATAAGTCTCTTCATTTGCTTAGGAGCAGAGCAACATGCTCTAATCTACCTGATCTTCcacctgatctagtggaagttgtccctgctcattgcagggggggctggactagatgacctttaaaggtcccttccaacccaaactattctatgattctaatacTTTAAGCCATCACTGAAGCTCGGACTAATACAGAAGTCTAACTTTTAACCAAAGTTAGTTAGGCATGAGATCTGTTTACATAGCACAGatactactttttaaattctacTAATTACACCATGCAACAGAATTCTGCAacagattatattttttataatgttttcaaaagttaTCTGAAGTAATGTGGTGCTCACATCAAGGGTCACATCCATACAGAACAGCTGCTATCttccaacaaaaacaaaatcccaacACATTTGCAAGTCATTGGTGATATCAAAACCCACCTACTTTTAGATGCAGAATACTTCCATCCAGGCATAGGcaaatactactactactgcCGTTTCTGCTTGGCTTCCCAATCCACTCTACTGTCATTTTATCCTGGTTAAGCTTCAGGGGACAGGTACTCTGTTTCTTAACTACGTATTATATATTCTCCTCTTCAAGTAGATTTGTGTCTGTCCTTGCTAACGAACCTGAATTCCCCTGCAAGCTGTAGCTACTGAGCGTTATAGAGAGCAGAAACAGGCCTTTGAGATTGCTAAGTTTAAAGTATCAACATATAGACATAGACTCAAGAAGGACACCCATCTATTTCTTGATCAAGAACTAAATATACCTCTTCAGTAAGAAGTATGTATTCCTTTACGTgttggaaaaaattaattctcagAAGTCAGTCTTGATGCGAGCTCAACAGACATTTATCTCTCGAACTACTAGCAAAATAAAGTTCTCTGTGTAgacttctgtcctgg
Coding sequences:
- the EPC1 gene encoding enhancer of polycomb homolog 1 isoform X6 translates to MVIPVPEAESNIAYYESIYPGEFKMPKQLIHIQPFSLDAEQPDYDLDSEDEIFVNKLKKRMDISPLQFEEMIDRLEKGSGQQPVSLQEAKLLLKEDDELIREVYEYWIKKRKNCRGPSLIPAVKQEKRDGSSTNDPYVAFRRRTEKMQTRKNRKNDEASYEKMLKLRRDLSRAVTILEMIKRREKSKRELLHLTLEIMEKRYNLGDYSGEIMSEVIAQRQPIKPTYAIPIIPVTNSSPFKHQEAMELKEFKVKQDKPDVIRPKRKYEKKPKVLPSSAAATPQQTSPAALPVFNAKDLNQYDFPSSDEEPLSQVLSGSSEAEEENDPDGPFAFRRKAGCQYYAPHLDQPGNWPWSSPKEGRLGDVRYRYCLTTLTVPQRCIGFARRRVGRGGRVLLDRAHSDYDNTFHQLDLEMFSSSQHSSISQFANTSETNTSDKSFSKDLSQILVNIKSCRWRHFRPRTPSLHDSDNDELSCRKLYRGVNRTGTAQPGTQTCSTSIQSKSSSGSAHLESETSLGLVHQILNHTDGSKSLQSSEFTAFTAEQYQQHQQQLALMQKQQLAQIHQQQANSNSSANTSQNLETNQQESGFRLNLHHSHSVKCLEGTLQGFVSKTLDSVSAQFAASALVTSEQLMGFKMKDDVVLGIGVNGILQASGVYKGLHLSSTTPTALVHTSSSSTAGSALLQPSNITQTSSSHSALSHQVTAANSATTQVLIGNNIRLTVPSSVATVNSITTLNARHIPRTLSAVPSSALKLAAATNCQVPKVPASSSVDAVPRENHETEKPALNNIADNTVAMEVT
- the EPC1 gene encoding enhancer of polycomb homolog 1 isoform X9 — protein: MSKLSFRARALDASKPLPVFRCEDLPDLAEYASINRAVPQMPTGMEKEEESEHHLQRAISAQQVYGEKRDNMVIPVPEAESNIAYYESIYPGEFKMPKQLIHIQPFSLDAEQPDYDLDSEDEIFVNKLKKRMDISPLQFEEMIDRLEKGSGQQPVSLQEAKLLLKEDDELIREVYEYWIKKRKNCRGPSLIPAVKQEKRDGSSTNDPYVAFRRRTEKMQTRKNRKNDEASYEKMLKLRRDLSRAVTILEMIKRREKSKRELLHLTLEIMEKRYNLGDYSGEIMSEVIAQRQPIKPTYAIPIIPVTNSSPFKHQEAMELKEFKVKQDKPDVIRPKRKYEKKPKVLPSSAAATPQQTSPAALPVFNAKDLNQYDFPSSDEEPLSQVLSGSSEAEEENDPDGPFAFRRKAGCQYYAPHLDQPGNWPWSSPKEGRLGDVRYRYCLTTLTVPQRCIGFARRRVGRGGRVLLDRAHSDYDNTFHQLDLEMFSSSQHSSISQFANTSETNTSDKSFSKDLSQILVNIKSCRWRHFRPRTPSLHDSDNDELSCRKLYRGVNRTGTAQPGTQTCSTSIQSKSSSGSAHLGFISNCQLLP
- the EPC1 gene encoding enhancer of polycomb homolog 1 isoform X8, which codes for MSKLSFRARALDASKPLPVFRCEDLPDLAEYASINRAVPQMPTGMEKEEESEHHLQRAISAQQVYGEKRDNMVIPVPEAESNIAYYESIYPGEFKMPKQLIHIQPFSLDAEQPDYDLDSEDEIFVNKLKKRMDISPLQFEEMIDRLEKGSGQQPVSLQEAKLLLKEDDELIREVYEYWIKKRKNCRGPSLIPAVKQEKRDGSSTNDPYVAFRRRTEKMQTRKNRKNDEASYEKMLKLRRDLSRAVTILEMIKRREKSKRELLHLTLEIMEKRYNLGDYSGEIMSEVIAQRQPIKPTYAIPIIPVTNSSPFKHQEAMELKEFKVKQDKPDVIRPKRKYEKKPKVLPSSAAATPQQTSPAALPVFNAKDLNQYDFPSSDEEPLSQVLSGSSEAEEENDPDGPFAFRRKAGCQYYAPHLDQPGNWPWSSPKEGRLGDVRYRYCLTTLTVPQRCIGFARRRVGRGGRVLLDRAHSDYDNTFHQLDLEMFSSSQHSSISQFANTSETNTSDKSFSKDLSQILVNIKSCRWRHFRPRTPSLHDSDNDELSCRKLYRGVNRTGTAQPGTQTCSTSIQSKSSSGSAHLESETSLGLVHQILNHTDGSKSLQSSEFTGFISNCQLLP
- the EPC1 gene encoding enhancer of polycomb homolog 1 isoform X5, with amino-acid sequence MSKLSFRARALDASKPLPVFRCEDLPDLAEYASINRAVPQMPTGMEKEEESEHHLQRAISAQQVYGEKRDNMVIPVPEAESNIAYYESIYPGEFKMPKQLIHIQPFSLDAEQPDYDLDSEDEIFVNKLKKRMDISPLQFEEMIDRLEKGSGQQPVSLQEAKLLLKEDDELIREVYEYWIKKRKNCRGPSLIPAVKQEKRDGSSTNDPYVAFRRRTEKMQTRKNRKNDEASYEKMLKLRRDLSRAVTILEMIKRREKSKRELLHLTLEIMEKRYNLGDYSGEIMSEVIAQRQPIKPTYAIPIIPVTNSSPFKHQEAMELKEFKVKQDKPDVIRPKRKYEKKPKVLPSSAAATPQQTSPAALPVFNAKDLNQYDFPSSDEEPLSQVLSGSSEAEEENDPDGPFAFRRKAGCQYYAPHLDQPGNWPWSSPKEGRLGDVRYRYCLTTLTVPQRCIGFARRRVGRGGRVLLDRAHSDYDNTFHQLDLEMFSSSQHSSISQFANTSETNTSDKSFSKDLSQILVNIKSCRWRHFRPRTPSLHDSDNDELSCRKLYRGVNRTGTAQPGTQTCSTSIQSKSSSGSAHLAFTAEQYQQHQQQLALMQKQQLAQIHQQQANSNSSANTSQGFVSKTLDSVSAQFAASALVTSEQLMGFKMKDDVVLGIGVNGILQASVYKGLHLSSTTPTALVHTSSSSTAGSALLQPSNITQTSSSHSALSHQVTAANSATTQVLIGNNIRLTVPSSVATVNSITTLNARHIPRTLSAVPSSALKLAAATNCQVPKVPASSSVDAVPRENHETEKPALNNIADNTVAMEVT
- the EPC1 gene encoding enhancer of polycomb homolog 1 isoform X3 — protein: MSKLSFRARALDASKPLPVFRCEDLPDLAEYASINRAVPQMPTGMEKEEESEHHLQRAISAQQVYGEKRDNMVIPVPEAESNIAYYESIYPGEFKMPKQLIHIQPFSLDAEQPDYDLDSEDEIFVNKLKKRMDISPLQFEEMIDRLEKGSGQQPVSLQEAKLLLKEDDELIREVYEYWIKKRKNCRGPSLIPAVKQEKRDGSSTNDPYVAFRRRTEKMQTRKNRKNDEASYEKMLKLRRDLSRAVTILEMIKRREKSKRELLHLTLEIMEKRYNLGDYSGEIMSEVIAQRQPIKPTYAIPIIPVTNSSPFKHQEAMELKEFKVKQDKPDVIRPKRKYEKKPKVLPSSAAATPQQTSPAALPVFNAKDLNQYDFPSSDEEPLSQVLSGSSEAEEENDPDGPFAFRRKAGCQYYAPHLDQPGNWPWSSPKEGRLGDVRYRYCLTTLTVPQRCIGFARRRVGRGGRVLLDRAHSDYDNTFHQLDLEMFSSSQHSSISQFANTSETNTSDKSFSKDLSQILVNIKSCRWRHFRPRTPSLHDSDNDELSCRKLYRGVNRTGTAQPGTQTCSTSIQSKSSSGSAHLESETSLGLVHQILNHTDGSKSLQSSEFTAFTAEQYQQHQQQLALMQKQQLAQIHQQQANSNSSANTSQGFVSKTLDSVSAQFAASALVTSEQLMGFKMKDDVVLGIGVNGILQASGVYKGLHLSSTTPTALVHTSSSSTAGSALLQPSNITQTSSSHSALSHQVTAANSATTQVLIGNNIRLTVPSSVATVNSITTLNARHIPRTLSAVPSSALKLAAATNCQVPKVPASSSVDAVPRENHETEKPALNNIADNTVAMEVT
- the EPC1 gene encoding enhancer of polycomb homolog 1 isoform X4; translation: MSKLSFRARALDASKPLPVFRCEDLPDLAEYASINRAVPQMPTGMEKEEESEHHLQRAISAQQVYGEKRDNMVIPVPEAESNIAYYESIYPGEFKMPKQLIHIQPFSLDAEQPDYDLDSEDEIFVNKLKKRMDISPLQFEEMIDRLEKGSGQQPVSLQEAKLLLKEDDELIREVYEYWIKKRKNCRGPSLIPAVKQEKRDGSSTNDPYVAFRRRTEKMQTRKNRKNDEASYEKMLKLRRDLSRAVTILEMIKRREKSKRELLHLTLEIMEKRYNLGDYSGEIMSEVIAQRQPIKPTYAIPIIPVTNSSPFKHQEAMELKEFKVKQDKPDVIRPKRKYEKKPKVLPSSAAATPQQTSPAALPVFNAKDLNQYDFPSSDEEPLSQVLSGSSEAEEENDPDGPFAFRRKAGCQYYAPHLDQPGNWPWSSPKEGRLGDVRYRYCLTTLTVPQRCIGFARRRVGRGGRVLLDRAHSDYDNTFHQLDLEMFSSSQHSSISQFANTSETNTSDKSFSKDLSQILVNIKSCRWRHFRPRTPSLHDSDNDELSCRKLYRGVNRTGTAQPGTQTCSTSIQSKSSSGSAHLAFTAEQYQQHQQQLALMQKQQLAQIHQQQANSNSSANTSQGFVSKTLDSVSAQFAASALVTSEQLMGFKMKDDVVLGIGVNGILQASGVYKGLHLSSTTPTALVHTSSSSTAGSALLQPSNITQTSSSHSALSHQVTAANSATTQVLIGNNIRLTVPSSVATVNSITTLNARHIPRTLSAVPSSALKLAAATNCQVPKVPASSSVDAVPRENHETEKPALNNIADNTVAMEVT